One segment of Toxotes jaculatrix isolate fToxJac2 chromosome 8, fToxJac2.pri, whole genome shotgun sequence DNA contains the following:
- the LOC121186665 gene encoding RIIa domain-containing protein 1, giving the protein MMAGTGGLAKLDIGVLSPEQQEKLRQFKIKTRIDNETYLRSHPEVEVLIGDFLRDVLHKRPADIREFAADHFTNPNLHATIGSKMEGNSVME; this is encoded by the exons ATGATGGCTGGGACGGGAGGCTTGGCGAAACTGGACATCGGTGTTTTAAGCCCAGAGCAACAGGAGAAACTTCGACAGTTCAAG ATCAAGACGAGAATCGACAACGAGACGTATTTGCGGTCGCATCCAGAAGTGGAGGTACTGATTGGCGACTTTCTAAG AGATGTGCTTCATAAAAGGCCTGCTGACATCCGTGAGTTTGCTGCAG ATCATTTCACCAACCCAAACCTTCATGCAACCATTGGCTCCAAAATGGAAGGAAACAGTGTCATGGAGTGA
- the otoa gene encoding uncharacterized protein otoa gives MAPKGGTCLFLLIVACAALANPPFMMPGKSDFKQTVKKLMMKCQNKGYQEPKMMLLSSIFNNSDLPMEGRNADSSNNLLSTFLDVLNSVTGGTNKDSLSQVPMDDSNKMTNQMWNCTNLTHMIRLMRNSSEASACYIRAFVAPMSWTTLTIQGENKVDSDNYDTLLWAAKPALEDMPSSKMTLPTKVEGQNMKKMMEMLQEVYDPMSEDQRTQVAKWVKEQISQNYFNCTTMPPSDSRSTHTERCKPSLEWLDEEAMTLMGPYLSLLTPDDVDSSPKEKLCAVFLSAKLKSSLSRATQMNPRLGKKFLQKVQECFSGKTGLQEHVDKLGTLACYYYDAPDLNADLSQKLLSQLDNCDDPRITQLKKRLINSVMSNSSTAQALLELGSSVTLLSPNQLSTLSSTDLKEVLKNLGPNIQWTQSQLHTLVKKQLGDKRCKEVSREELMALQPVVGGLPSCVLKHLKAREILNDTEALKNISKGMRKGQLKAMLQGLREDVDPSELVQKLSGPLLLSISLSSLKKANITSLDQVENKMWSQPQAAYLAKKMQDLNQFQYRRLRSVLQGVTCKMIDKVADSDTQDMAQAISETPQWLSKVQAGCAARKLFATLEKERADYFKTITGEELDKIPAFLLIHLLPSQVKDLPDSVCPMFLDKMEVANLSSLPLRAPSRPALTQRALRCLANGEDLSKLTTEDVFRLGQLLCEMSASQLRLMAPDVINSSLQAMASCHHIPQGHREDLIQLINQTFGDPSDWSAETMEALGPVLFLDDNATSALPSKPWMKDVLYFLKSRLSHASDTLNKKLFDLTTTTTSNTARRKRAANIDNNGNANGNGNSDSGTDNTSAEKQPTVELIQELGMDNIYWTPAQLDMISKDTFLNTIETLGAISGYNDDQLAMLSKKATEAFGPVSQMNETVVMQMGCITQGFSDADLKRLPFPLDAMEQIAHCGWKESQMEPVWRGVADYNNLTAQQLGAAEMVALNQFICGLSSSEIQQLNKEDFKDAVGSLDGIQCSFKVMQQLKSLAVSAFGDPSNWTEAQVSDFGNIIAGLDATGLASLDPSVFSFLRKTCIPLIPPDNFAALSVAQLEALGPDNAALVTTQQRAALRDEQRAALEKAMTGSREQTSNSELSGAPSLSVEGISAYMKPLLFLLMGFLLL, from the exons ATGGCCCCAAAAGGAGGAACATGTTTGTTTCTACTCATTGTGGCCTGTGCAGCCTTGG CTAACCCCCCATTTATGATGCCTGGAAAATCTGACTTCAAGCAAACGGTGAAAAAACTG atGATGAAGTGCCAGAATAAGG GATACCAGGAGCCTAAGATGATGCTGCTGAGCAGTATTTTCAATAATAG tgaTTTGCCTATGGAGGGTAGAAATGCTGACTCATCCAACAACCTCCTATCCACTTTTCTTGATGTCCTGAATTCAGTCACTGGGGGCACAAACAAAGATTCACTTAGCCAAGTCCCCATGGACGACTCAAATAAAATG acaaACCAGATGTGGAACTGCACCAATCTTACACACATGATCAGGCTGATGAGGAACTCCTCC GAGGCATCTGCATGTTACATACGAGCCTTTGTGGCCCCTATGTCTTGGACAACTTTGACCATACAAGGTGAAAATAAAGTGGACTCGGACAATTATGACACACTGCTGTGGGCTGCCAAACCTGCACTGGAGGATATGCCTTCTTCAAAAATGACTCTTCCTACCAAAGTAGAGGGCCAGAACATGAAaaagat GATGGAGATGCTGCAGGAGGTGTATGATCCCATGTCTGAGGATCAAAGGACTCAGGTGGCAAAATGGGTAAAAGAGCAGATCTCTCAGAATTACTTCAACTGTACAACAATGCCACCATCGGACTCAAGATCAA CACATACAGAGCGCTGCAAACCTTCACTGGAATGGCTTGATGAGGAAGCCATGACCCTGATGGGGCCTTACCTCTCCCTTCTGACACCTGACGATGTTGATTCTTCTCCCAAAGAAAAG CTATGCGCCGTTTTCCTCTCAGCCAAGTTAAAAAGCAGCTTGAGCAGAGCAACCCAAATGAATCCCAGGCTGGGCAAAAAATTTCTCCAAAAAGTTCAGGAGTGCTTCAGCGGAAAGACGGGGCTTCAGGAGCATGTGGATAA GCTTGGCACACTGGCTTGTTATTATTACGATGCTCCAGACTTGAACGCTGACctcagccagaaactcctgtcTCAGCTTGACAACTGCGACGACCCCAGAATCACACAG CTGAAGAAGCGCCTCATCAACTCTGTGATGTCAAATTCCAGCACTGCCCAAGCACTTCTTGAGCTGGGCAGTAGTGTTACCTTGTTGTCTCCCAACCAACTGTCCACACTCTCTAGCACAGATCTCAAAGAGGTTCTCAAAAATCTGGGACCCAACATCCAGTGGACACAGAGCCAGCTCCACACTCTGGTCAAGAAACAACTGGGTGACAAGAGG TGTAAAGAGGTGTCACGTGAGGAGCTGATGGCCCTTCAGCCAGTTGTAGGAGGTTTGCCGAGCTGTGTGCTCAAGCACCTCAAAGCCCGGGAGATCCTGAATGATACAGAGGCTCTGAAGAACATCTCCAAGGGGATGAGGAAGGGGCAGCTGAAGGCCATGCTGCAGGGG CTGCGTGAGGATGTGGATCCCTCAGAGCTGGTGCAGAAATTGTCCGGCCCTTTGCTTCTCAGCATTTCTCTAAGCAGCctgaaaaaagcaaacatcacCTCTCTGGACCAAGTGGAGAATAAAATGTGGAGTCAGCCTCAG GCTGCATACCTGGCAAAAAAGATGCAAGATCTAAATCAGTTTCAGTACAG GAGGCTGCGTTCAGTCCTCCAGGGTGTAACGTGTAAGATGATTGACAAAGTTGCTGACAGTGACACGCAGGACATGGCTCAGGCCATATCAGAGACTCCACAGTGGCTCTCCAAAGTGCAG GCAGGATGCGCTGCCCGAAAGCTTTTTGCGACtttggagaaagagagagctgaCTATTTCAAAACCATCACAGGGGAGGAGCTGGATAAGATTCCTGCATTCTTACTCATTCACCTGCT GCCTTCCCAGGTGAAGGACTTGCCTGACTCTGTGTGTCCCATGTTCCTCGACAAGATGGAAGTGGCCAACTTGAGCTCATTACCCCTTCGTGCCCCATCTCGCCCTGCACTCACCCAGAGGGCTCTGCGTTGTCTTGCCAAT GGGGAAGATTTATCCAAACTGACCACTGAGGATGTATTCAGGCTTGGACAGCTCTTGTGTGAGATGTCGGCTTCCCAGCTGCGCCTCATGGCCCCTGATGTCATCAACTCCAGCCTCCAGGCCATGGCTTCCTGCCACCACATTCCTCAAGGCCACAGGGAAGATCTAATTCAGCTGATCAACCAGACTTTTGG GGATCCATCTGACTGGTCCGCTGAAACTATGGAAGCACTTGGTCCTGTCCTCTTTTTGGATGATAATGCCACATCTGCTCTGCCCAGTAAG CCTTGGATGAAGGATGTTCTCTATTTTCTGAAGTCACGCCTATCCCACGCCTCAGACACCTTGAACAAGAAGTTATTTGatctcaccaccaccaccacatcaAATACAGCACGTAGAAAGAGAGCAG CTAACATTGACAATAATGGTAATGCCAACGGTAATGGTAACAGTGACAGTGGCACTGACAATACCAGTGCTGAAAAACAACCCACTGTGGAGTTGATTCAAGAATTGGGAATGGACAACATCTACTGGACACCTGCACAGCTGGACATGATTTCAAAGGACACTTTCCTCAATACTATAGAAACACTTGGGGCCATCTCTGGCTACAATGACGACCAACTGGCCATGCTCAGTAAAAAAGCAACTGAG GCCTTTGGCCCAGTGTCACAGATGAATGAGACTGTGGTGATGCAGATGGGATGTATAACTCAGGGCTTCTCTGATGCAGACCTGAAGCGTCTCCCCTTCCCTCTGGACGCTATGGAGCAAATTGCCCACTGTGGCTGGAAGGAGTCACAG ATGGAGCCGGTGTGGAGAGGTGTTGCTGATTATAACAATCTGACAGCGCAACAGCTGGGAGCTGCAGAGATGGTTGCACTAAACCAGTTCATCTGTGGCCTCAGCTCCAGCGAGATTCAACAGCTCAACAAGGAAGATTTCAA ggaTGCCGTGGGCTCATTGGATGGTATCCAGTGCTCCTTCAAGGTTATGCAGCAGTTGAAAAGTCTTGCTGTGTCAGCGTTTGGAGACCCCAGCAACTGGACTGAAGCGCAGGTGTCTGACTTTGGCAACATCATTG CTGGATTGGATGCAACTGGGTTGGCCTCTTTGGACCCgtctgtcttttcatttctcagGAAAACGTGCATCCCGCTTATACCACCAGACAACTTTGCT GCACTCTCTGTTGCTCAGCTGGAGGCTCTTGGTCCTGACAACGCTGCCCTGGTAACCACTCAACAGCGAGCTGCACTAAGAGACGAGCAGCGGGCCGCACTTGAAAAGGCTATGACCGGGTCCCGTGAGCAAACATCAAACAGTGAGCTTTCAG